One genomic segment of Chitinophaga sancti includes these proteins:
- a CDS encoding DEAD/DEAH box helicase encodes MSVNTSDKALTGHMLYMRLLEAGDGHQPLATLRFLRGVLEQLFRHLTKNEARSFSNLFARMQFYFDKHGVASNQRRQLTILRILTTKAMTGGLRADQQDALLCIRTLADVIEQYYEVPPPEALLERCASVAGETLTQGPVDDNPLVPLLKCLVTGVGPLQKTPDGVESFVFQGKDDEAGDFLINITSVYQPHTAALHKQVRVYDTLHILHADRDVVTGQYEAVKATRFILEPDLLIDISDLAECFGRSGPNPFLYLVRKLVPQTTGLPAFKGNIVNSLLDNVLRHPDMKLRESFVEAVAENVLQAAGYSRQELNSMYADIRDTHWPNLLEASRELKDRPVRIEPTFFSALYGLQGRLDILAEDDTDPTRKEIFELKSGRAPDFGAWKNHEMQVTGYNLLLQSTFGDERCGSSAILYSSASNSPLRNVTNNRTAENELLALRNEIVSQLLRLSSGEYEILEKITTLAGEGLPSFSVVHFANFEETYGKASPLLRSYYQQFLSFLLREFLLAKCGMYASMHREEDAEGFAALWLQPESEKLARFTIIPGLCFQNFDEAQSSVVFTIQEPVNHNFRPGDTAIIYPRDTTGLAPLQHQILKGRVDELQKDRLTFSLNNRQITHDFFAHQQQWVIEHDIYESNFWISATALFHVLEPRFAARMELLLGMREPVKVPFPLPAPTMFNSNQQEILQAALDAKDYYLVQGPPGTGKTSSLLTSIVTSLAAASTQMMIVAFTNKAVDEICKKLESKGVQYLRLGGRRSAAENQLRTYCLEGDIAQAREYIANQQIFVATVATMATRLPNLQLLGVKTDTLIVDEASQLTEPQLLGLVLPFRKFILIGDQNQLPPVVAQADNFCMTEESLLHSTGITDLRCTLFERLIQACKQNGWHHGWGMLNTHFRMHNDIADLINHYYAYQLSPGQPLQAAPFVKQDVADGDWHHILSQGRTIFLPSPMEPTSKMHLTEAQQVVSLLTYLQESRGAAFNKETVGVVTPWRTQISLIRELIGTNEALQAINIDTAERFQGAENDIIIISLAVYHPTQLNMLQSLGTFRWEEHTIEVDRKLLVTLSRARQQVILMGYEPALRSSMHYGKVLDKIRAQ; translated from the coding sequence ATGTCAGTGAATACCAGCGATAAAGCCCTCACCGGCCATATGTTGTATATGCGCCTGCTGGAAGCCGGAGATGGGCACCAGCCGCTAGCCACCCTGCGATTTTTGCGGGGTGTACTCGAGCAGTTATTCCGGCATCTCACCAAAAATGAAGCCCGTAGCTTCAGCAACCTGTTTGCCCGTATGCAGTTCTACTTCGACAAGCACGGAGTAGCATCCAATCAACGGCGCCAACTGACTATTCTTCGAATTCTTACAACCAAAGCTATGACGGGCGGCCTCCGTGCCGATCAGCAGGATGCCCTGCTCTGTATCCGTACCCTGGCCGATGTCATTGAACAATATTACGAGGTTCCTCCCCCCGAAGCACTGCTGGAACGGTGTGCCTCCGTAGCAGGAGAGACCCTGACACAGGGTCCTGTGGATGATAATCCACTGGTACCGCTGCTCAAATGCCTTGTTACCGGCGTAGGCCCTTTGCAAAAAACACCTGATGGGGTGGAGTCGTTTGTATTCCAGGGCAAAGATGATGAGGCGGGGGATTTCCTGATCAACATTACTTCTGTTTATCAGCCACATACTGCTGCCCTCCACAAACAGGTACGGGTATATGATACCCTCCATATTCTGCATGCAGATCGTGATGTGGTTACCGGCCAGTACGAAGCAGTGAAAGCCACCCGCTTTATCCTGGAACCTGATCTCCTGATCGACATCAGTGATCTGGCAGAATGCTTTGGCCGCAGTGGTCCCAATCCGTTTTTATACTTAGTCAGGAAACTGGTGCCACAAACGACCGGGTTGCCTGCTTTCAAGGGGAATATCGTCAATTCCCTGCTGGACAATGTATTACGCCATCCGGATATGAAGCTTCGGGAATCCTTTGTAGAAGCAGTGGCCGAAAATGTATTGCAGGCTGCTGGCTATAGCCGACAAGAGCTGAACAGCATGTATGCCGACATCAGGGACACACACTGGCCCAATTTATTGGAGGCATCCAGGGAACTGAAAGACCGGCCGGTGAGAATAGAACCGACCTTCTTCTCTGCCTTATATGGCCTACAGGGGCGTCTGGATATCCTGGCAGAAGATGATACAGATCCTACCCGTAAGGAGATCTTTGAGCTCAAAAGTGGCAGAGCACCGGATTTTGGAGCCTGGAAGAACCATGAAATGCAGGTAACCGGGTATAACCTGCTGCTGCAATCTACTTTTGGCGATGAGCGCTGTGGCAGCTCTGCGATCCTTTATTCTTCTGCATCCAATAGTCCATTGCGCAACGTAACGAATAATCGCACTGCGGAAAATGAGTTGCTCGCACTGCGCAATGAAATCGTTTCCCAGCTATTAAGACTCTCCTCAGGAGAATATGAAATACTTGAAAAAATCACGACACTCGCCGGCGAAGGATTGCCTTCTTTCAGCGTCGTGCATTTCGCCAACTTCGAAGAAACCTATGGCAAGGCCAGTCCACTGCTGAGAAGCTACTACCAGCAGTTCCTATCTTTCTTGCTCAGGGAGTTCCTGCTGGCCAAGTGTGGCATGTATGCCTCCATGCACAGGGAAGAAGATGCTGAAGGCTTTGCCGCCCTCTGGTTACAACCTGAATCGGAAAAACTAGCCCGGTTCACGATCATTCCCGGCCTCTGTTTCCAGAATTTTGATGAAGCCCAGAGTAGTGTGGTATTCACTATTCAGGAGCCGGTGAATCATAACTTCCGCCCAGGGGATACTGCCATCATTTACCCAAGAGATACCACCGGGCTGGCACCATTGCAACACCAGATCCTGAAAGGCAGGGTAGATGAACTTCAGAAAGACAGGCTGACCTTTTCACTGAACAACCGACAGATTACCCACGACTTCTTTGCTCACCAGCAACAATGGGTGATTGAACACGATATTTATGAATCCAACTTCTGGATCTCAGCGACGGCGCTGTTTCATGTACTGGAACCCCGCTTTGCTGCCAGAATGGAGTTGTTACTGGGCATGCGGGAACCTGTCAAGGTGCCTTTCCCGCTACCTGCCCCCACCATGTTCAACAGCAACCAGCAGGAGATCCTGCAGGCTGCGCTGGATGCCAAAGACTATTACCTGGTACAGGGACCTCCCGGCACTGGGAAGACATCGTCCCTGCTTACTTCAATAGTGACTTCTCTGGCAGCTGCCAGCACCCAGATGATGATCGTGGCATTTACCAACAAGGCAGTAGACGAAATTTGTAAAAAGCTGGAAAGCAAAGGTGTACAATACCTGCGGTTGGGGGGCCGCCGTTCAGCAGCCGAAAATCAGTTGAGAACCTATTGCCTGGAAGGGGATATTGCACAGGCCAGGGAGTACATTGCCAATCAGCAGATCTTTGTAGCTACGGTGGCAACGATGGCTACCCGGTTACCTAACCTGCAATTGCTGGGGGTTAAAACGGATACCCTCATTGTAGACGAGGCATCTCAGTTGACGGAGCCACAGCTTTTAGGGTTGGTGCTGCCTTTCCGGAAGTTTATACTGATCGGTGATCAGAACCAGCTGCCACCAGTGGTTGCGCAGGCAGATAATTTCTGTATGACGGAAGAAAGCCTTTTACATAGTACAGGTATTACAGATCTGCGTTGTACACTTTTCGAAAGGCTGATCCAGGCTTGTAAACAAAACGGCTGGCATCATGGCTGGGGCATGCTGAATACCCATTTCCGCATGCACAATGATATCGCAGACCTGATCAACCATTACTATGCTTACCAGTTATCGCCAGGCCAACCTTTGCAGGCAGCACCTTTTGTAAAGCAGGATGTAGCTGATGGCGACTGGCATCACATATTGTCACAAGGCAGAACCATCTTCCTACCCAGTCCCATGGAGCCGACTTCCAAAATGCACCTGACAGAAGCACAACAGGTGGTATCACTGCTCACTTACCTACAGGAGAGCAGGGGAGCGGCATTCAATAAAGAAACTGTGGGTGTAGTGACGCCATGGCGCACCCAGATCAGTCTGATCAGAGAGCTGATAGGCACTAACGAAGCACTACAGGCCATCAACATAGATACCGCTGAACGCTTTCAGGGCGCAGAGAATGATATCATCATCATATCACTGGCGGTATATCATCCTACTCAGTTGAATATGTTGCAAAGCCTTGGCACTTTCAGATGGGAGGAGCATACGATAGAGGTAGACAGGAAGTTGTTGGTTACCCTATCACGGGCACGGCAGCAGGTAATACTGATGGGATATGAGCCGGCATTGCGGAGTAGTATGCACTATGGCAAGGTGCTGGATAAGATCAGGGCACAATAA
- the dusB gene encoding tRNA dihydrouridine synthase DusB, which produces MVKIGNILLGDFPLLLAPMEDVSDPPFRAVCKDKGADLMYSEFISSEGLIRDAIKSRQKLDIFPEERPVGIQIFGGDEEPMAMAAQIVEATNPDLLDINYGCPVKKVVCKGAGSGILKDIPKMVRLTAAVVKATKLPVTVKTRLGWDDDTKNIEEVAERLQDVGIQALTIHGRTRTQMYKGHADWTLIGKVKNNPRIHIPIFGNGDITTPEQVIAARQKYGVDGVMIGRAAIGYPWIFDEIKHFMATGRHLPPPSIQERVDVCKKHLRQSVSWKGDVVGILEMRRHYTNYLKGLPHIKEFRQQLVTCSTLAAVEEVLDSIAEHYKGHIIERASTLPDNSNLPVNLNNEVADCNVYG; this is translated from the coding sequence ATGGTAAAGATAGGTAACATACTATTGGGCGATTTTCCGCTATTACTTGCTCCCATGGAGGATGTAAGTGATCCGCCCTTTCGTGCGGTGTGTAAGGATAAGGGTGCTGACCTGATGTATTCAGAATTTATCTCTTCGGAGGGCCTTATCCGTGACGCAATCAAAAGCCGGCAAAAGCTGGACATTTTCCCTGAAGAGCGTCCGGTAGGTATCCAGATATTCGGAGGCGATGAAGAGCCTATGGCCATGGCCGCTCAGATCGTGGAAGCTACCAACCCCGACCTGCTGGACATCAACTATGGATGCCCCGTAAAAAAAGTAGTATGCAAAGGAGCCGGTTCCGGTATCCTGAAAGATATTCCCAAGATGGTAAGACTGACCGCCGCAGTAGTAAAAGCTACTAAACTGCCGGTAACAGTAAAGACCCGCCTGGGATGGGATGACGATACCAAAAACATTGAAGAAGTAGCCGAAAGATTACAGGATGTAGGCATCCAGGCCCTCACCATACACGGGCGCACCCGCACCCAGATGTATAAAGGACATGCCGACTGGACCCTCATCGGTAAAGTCAAAAATAACCCACGTATCCACATTCCTATATTCGGCAACGGCGATATCACTACGCCCGAACAAGTCATTGCTGCCCGTCAGAAGTATGGCGTAGATGGCGTTATGATAGGTCGCGCTGCAATAGGATATCCGTGGATCTTTGATGAGATCAAGCACTTTATGGCTACCGGCAGGCATTTGCCCCCACCATCCATTCAGGAAAGGGTAGACGTTTGTAAAAAACACCTGCGCCAGTCAGTAAGCTGGAAGGGTGATGTGGTAGGTATACTCGAAATGCGTCGTCACTATACGAATTATCTCAAAGGGTTACCCCACATAAAAGAATTCAGGCAACAATTAGTAACTTGCAGTACACTGGCAGCAGTAGAAGAAGTTTTAGATTCAATAGCAGAACATTACAAAGGTCACATTATAGAAAGGGCCTCTACCCTTCCTGATAATTCTAACCTGCCAGTAAACTTAAACAATGAAGTAGCAGATTGTAACGTTTACGGATAA
- a CDS encoding helix-turn-helix domain-containing protein, whose amino-acid sequence MATIKNLKNEVWKDLQIKNKSALRKKYAVSNMGRVISYYEDITDGKLLSGSTVEGYTVLNVKPADSYQSLYLHREVAKLFNKKPGRSHKYVIHIDYDKKNNKATNLQWATKEEMEAHQQFSPAKLAYKEKQRNRVKGLKLNITKVKSIKRLLAKPGRKTMKQIAEQFDISEMQLYRIKSGENWSHVTLD is encoded by the coding sequence ATGGCCACGATTAAAAATCTGAAAAATGAAGTCTGGAAAGACTTGCAGATCAAAAACAAATCTGCCCTGCGTAAAAAGTATGCAGTATCTAACATGGGAAGAGTGATTAGCTATTATGAAGATATAACAGACGGTAAGCTGCTCTCAGGCTCTACCGTCGAAGGTTATACCGTGCTAAATGTAAAACCCGCTGATAGTTACCAGTCACTGTACCTCCACAGAGAAGTAGCGAAATTATTCAACAAGAAACCCGGTCGTTCTCACAAGTATGTAATTCACATCGATTACGACAAGAAGAACAACAAAGCCACAAACCTTCAATGGGCTACCAAAGAAGAAATGGAAGCCCACCAGCAATTCAGCCCCGCCAAACTCGCTTACAAGGAAAAACAACGTAACCGTGTCAAAGGTCTGAAACTGAACATTACTAAAGTTAAGAGCATCAAGCGCTTACTGGCTAAACCTGGTCGCAAGACCATGAAACAGATCGCTGAACAATTCGATATCAGCGAAATGCAGTTATACCGTATCAAAAGCGGTGAAAACTGGAGCCATGTTACTCTGGATTAA